From the Tribolium castaneum strain GA2 chromosome 2, icTriCast1.1, whole genome shotgun sequence genome, one window contains:
- the LOC100141722 gene encoding LOW QUALITY PROTEIN: octopamine receptor 1 (The sequence of the model RefSeq protein was modified relative to this genomic sequence to represent the inferred CDS: deleted 1 base in 1 codon), translating into MSNESSSLRDPPLTTNSSVEDSTTHIQKLALAGLLSVVIVVVIIGNTLVILAVITTKRLRTVTNCFVMSLAIADWLVGVFVMPPAVANTLMGAWELGWVLCDIWVSLDILLCTASILSLCAISVDRYLAVTQPLSYSRRRRSKRLAFTMILVVWMSSALITCPPMFGWYEPGRHEEKNCRYNKNTGYVIFSAMGSFFIPMMVMLYVYVRISCVVAQRHDQLAHIDTHSRKSQKLVISVKEESDIDRVSSECEDQNLRCPSGQSAEPLNQSLNHEQRKSLGTRSLRSPLNYSFNHEPLTAQRSASLYRPQPFTPQRSRPESLNFEPATRVSSFRRETKTAQTLSIVMGGFIACWLPFFIFYLLTPFIPSNQVNSLIMSYLTWLGWFNSAINPFIYAFYSPDFRIAFWRLTVKHFSKTRRPTSPFSTSEGRRRTRSILVTVFYSCYLYCTIVIYSRTAGECLRLLSERMVAR; encoded by the exons ATGTCGAACGAGTCGTCTAGCCTGCGCGACCCCCCATTGACGACCAACTCCAGCGTGGAGGACTCCACCACCCACATCCAAAAGCTGGCCCTCGCCGGCCTCCTCAGCGTGGTCATCGTCGTGGTGATCATCGGCAACACTCTCGTTATTCTGGCTGTGATAACAACAAAGCGATTACGCACAGTAACCAACTGCTTCGTCATGTCGCTGGCAATCGCCGATTGGCTCGTCGGCGTCTTTGTGATGCCTCCGGCCGTCGCCAACACCCTCATGG GTGCCTGGGAGCTCGGCTGGGTGCTGTGCGACATCTGGGTCTCGCTCGATATCCTCCTGTGCACGGCATCGATCCTGAGCCTGTGTGCCATCAGCGTGGACCGATACCTGGCCGTGACTCAGCCCCTGAGCTACTCCAGGCGAAGGCGCTCCAAGAGGTTGGCCTTCACCATGATCCTGGTGGTGTGGATGAGCTCGGCGCTTATCACCTGTCCGCCCATGTTTGGATG GTACGAGCCAGGAAGGCACGAGGAGAAGAACTGCAGGTACAATAAGAACACGGGCTATGTGATCTTTTCAGCGATGGGCTCGTTCTTCATACCCATGATGGTCATGCTCTACGTCTACGTGCGGATATCCTGTGTGGTGGCCCAGAGGCACGACCAGCTCGCACACATCGACACCCATTCGAGG aaaagcCAAAAACTCGTCATCAGCGTTAAGGAAGAGTCTGACATTGATCGAGTTTCCTCTGAATGTGAGGACCAAAACTTGAGATGTCCCAG CGGGCAGTCGGCGGAGCCCCTCAACCAGAGCCTCAACCACGAGCAGCGTAAATCTCTCGGCACTCGTTCGCTCCGCTCGCCGTTGAACTACTCCTTCAATCACGAGCCTCTGACGGCGCAGCGCTCCGCCAGCCTCTACCGGCCGCAGCCGTTCACGCCACAGCGCTCCCGGCCCGAGTCCCTCAACTTCGAGCCCGCGACGCGCGTCTCCTCCTTCCGCCGCGAGACCAAGACGGCACAGACGCTCAGCATCGTCATGGGCGGCTTCATCGCCTGCTGGCTGCCCTTCTTCATTTTCTACCTGCTGACGCCGTTCATTCCCAGCAACCAGGTCAACTCGCTGATCATGTCCTACTTGACGTGGCTGGGCTGGTTCAACTCGGCCATCAACCCCTTCATCTACGCCTTCTACAGCCCCGACTTCAGGATAGCCTTCTGGCGACTGACTGTTAAGCATTTTTCAAAGACACGAAGG CCGACTTCGCCTTTCAGCACAAGTGAGGGCCGGCGCCGGACACGTTCGATTCTAGTCACAGTATTTTATAgttgttatttatattgtaCTATTGTAATTTATTCGCGGACGGCGGGCGAATGCTTGCGATTATTGAGCGAGCGAATGGTCGCGCGTTGA